In Wenyingzhuangia fucanilytica, the following are encoded in one genomic region:
- the rpiB gene encoding ribose 5-phosphate isomerase B — MKIAIGNDHAGPDYKKAIVALLEKKGIEVVNYGTDTFDSVDYPDHAHKVASDVDTKVVDFGILICGSANGVAMTANKYQNVRAGLCWTKEIVSLVRQHNNANVLCIPARFTAVEQAIEMVETFLNTEFEGGRHQNRVDKIACGC; from the coding sequence ATGAAAATAGCTATCGGAAACGATCATGCTGGTCCAGATTATAAAAAAGCCATTGTTGCCTTATTAGAAAAAAAAGGAATTGAAGTTGTAAACTATGGTACTGATACTTTTGATAGTGTAGATTATCCAGATCACGCTCATAAAGTTGCTAGTGATGTAGATACCAAAGTAGTAGATTTTGGAATCTTAATTTGTGGTTCTGCAAACGGTGTAGCTATGACAGCTAATAAATATCAAAACGTAAGAGCTGGATTGTGTTGGACAAAAGAAATTGTTTCTTTAGTAAGACAACATAACAACGCTAATGTATTGTGTATTCCTGCTCGTTTTACTGCGGTTGAACAAGCTATAGAAATGGTAGAAACTTTTTTAAATACTGAATTTGAAGGAGGTCGTCACCAAAATAGAGTAGATAAAATAGCTTGTGGTTGCTAA
- a CDS encoding S41 family peptidase: MKQNNNLPLFIGISIALGIIIGSFFNVKNTGTFYPVSSNTSNGKLNTVLKFIESEYVDDVNVEKITDEVISDILDKLDPHSTYVPKEIQAYTQETMNGNFVGIGVQFVVKKDTVVVVKVIPDGPSLKAGLRAGDRLIMADKDTLYGKNITSEDVVSKLKGEENSQVLVKVFRPGNDKTIDFNITRGKVAIKSVPVAYKITDSLGYIKLVRFAMTSYDEFKTALNKLQEQGIKDLVLDLRGNPGGYMHIADQISDEFLADGKLIVYTKNKKGRQKNTVATSKGSFEKGHIYVLVDENSASASEIVSGALQDNDRGTIIGRRTFGKGLVQQELDFNDGSAMRLTIARYYTPTGRSIQKPYGDEDGYENEVLSRYKNGELFNKDSIKVIDSLKYTTPKGKLVYGGGGITPDVFIPLDTLNSVNFAELNMINNFVYSYIDNHRDELKVYNNSNFIKDFKITAEIKNEFDKYIVPYKFNNQELVDDLLKENFANSLMSDEVYYQLIQKRDPYILKVIALEQNQ, translated from the coding sequence ATGAAGCAAAACAATAACCTTCCACTATTTATAGGAATTTCTATTGCCTTAGGAATTATTATAGGTAGTTTTTTTAACGTAAAAAACACAGGAACTTTTTATCCTGTAAGTTCTAATACTTCTAACGGTAAATTAAACACGGTTTTAAAATTTATTGAAAGCGAATATGTTGATGATGTAAATGTTGAAAAAATTACCGATGAAGTTATTTCTGATATTTTAGATAAGTTAGACCCCCACTCTACTTACGTTCCTAAAGAAATTCAGGCCTATACTCAAGAAACTATGAATGGAAATTTTGTAGGTATTGGAGTACAGTTTGTGGTTAAAAAAGATACTGTTGTAGTAGTTAAAGTTATTCCAGATGGTCCAAGTTTAAAGGCAGGATTAAGAGCTGGAGATAGATTAATTATGGCCGATAAAGATACTTTATACGGTAAAAATATTACTTCAGAAGATGTAGTCTCTAAATTAAAAGGGGAAGAAAATAGTCAGGTTTTAGTTAAAGTTTTTAGACCTGGAAACGATAAAACAATAGATTTTAACATCACAAGAGGTAAAGTAGCTATTAAAAGCGTTCCTGTTGCCTACAAAATAACAGATAGTTTAGGGTATATTAAATTGGTTCGTTTTGCCATGACTTCTTATGATGAATTTAAAACAGCTTTAAACAAATTACAAGAACAAGGAATTAAAGATTTGGTTTTAGATTTAAGAGGAAATCCTGGTGGATATATGCATATTGCCGACCAAATTTCTGATGAATTTTTAGCCGATGGAAAACTAATTGTTTATACAAAAAACAAAAAAGGACGTCAAAAAAATACAGTAGCCACTAGTAAAGGTTCTTTTGAAAAAGGACATATTTATGTTTTGGTAGATGAAAATTCGGCATCGGCAAGTGAAATTGTTTCTGGAGCTTTGCAAGATAATGATAGAGGAACCATTATTGGTCGTAGAACTTTTGGAAAAGGATTGGTACAACAAGAATTAGATTTTAATGATGGTTCTGCCATGAGGTTAACCATTGCCAGATACTACACTCCTACAGGTCGTTCTATTCAAAAACCTTATGGTGATGAAGATGGTTATGAAAATGAAGTTCTAAGCAGATATAAAAACGGAGAGCTGTTTAATAAAGACAGTATTAAAGTGATAGATTCTTTAAAATACACTACTCCAAAAGGAAAATTGGTTTATGGTGGCGGTGGAATTACTCCAGATGTTTTTATTCCTTTAGACACGCTTAATAGCGTTAATTTTGCTGAATTAAATATGATTAACAATTTTGTATATAGTTATATTGATAATCATAGAGATGAATTAAAAGTTTATAATAACAGTAACTTCATCAAAGATTTTAAAATTACAGCAGAGATTAAAAATGAATTTGATAAATATATAGTTCCTTATAAATTTAATAATCAAGAATTAGTAGATGATTTGCTAAAAGAAAATTTTGCAAATAGTTTAATGAGTGATGAAGTTTATTATCAATTAATTCAGAAAAGAGATCCGTATATTTTAAAAGTAATTGCATTAGAACAAAATCAATAA
- a CDS encoding NAD(P)/FAD-dependent oxidoreductase has protein sequence MNVPKSDLPRVVVIGGGFAGLNLVKRLRKLPIQLVMINKHNYHAFQPLLYQISTSGIESDSIAYPLRMFIKKQQNFYFRLADVKEIDPNNKIIKADIGELSYDYLIINTGTRTNYFGNKEIKKHSMPMKTIPQALNLRSLILQNFERATVETDIETQKFLLNFVIVGAGPTGVELAGAIAEFKKSVLPLDFPDLDPELMQINLLEGADRVLPPMSEHASKKSTKFLKELGVQIHTSTIVTSYDGKLATTKDGKEFATRTLIWSAGVIANRIDGFAEECSEPRSQRYFVNEFNQIKGFKDVFALGDVALMESKDYPRGHPQVAQPAIQQANNLAKNFSKILKGQDGLKPFVYKDKGSMATIGRNKAVADIKKLKFGGFFAWFIWMFVHLMSLVGFRNRLVIFISWVYNYTNYNKGSRLIVRRYSVRKRRVRTNAEL, from the coding sequence ATGAATGTACCTAAATCAGATTTGCCAAGAGTTGTAGTTATTGGAGGAGGATTTGCTGGTCTTAATTTGGTAAAAAGATTAAGAAAACTCCCTATTCAACTGGTAATGATAAACAAGCATAATTACCATGCTTTTCAACCTTTATTATATCAAATTTCTACTAGTGGTATAGAGTCAGATTCTATTGCTTATCCTTTAAGGATGTTTATTAAAAAGCAACAAAATTTTTATTTTAGATTGGCTGATGTCAAAGAAATAGATCCAAATAACAAAATAATTAAAGCTGATATTGGTGAGTTGTCTTATGATTATTTAATCATCAACACAGGTACTAGAACCAATTATTTTGGAAATAAAGAAATAAAAAAACACTCAATGCCAATGAAAACCATTCCTCAGGCATTGAATTTACGTAGTTTAATATTACAAAATTTTGAACGTGCAACTGTAGAAACAGATATAGAAACTCAAAAGTTTTTATTAAACTTTGTAATTGTTGGTGCTGGTCCTACTGGAGTTGAGTTAGCAGGTGCTATTGCAGAGTTTAAAAAGAGTGTGTTACCTCTAGATTTTCCTGATTTAGATCCAGAATTAATGCAGATTAATTTATTAGAAGGTGCTGATAGAGTTTTACCTCCTATGAGTGAACACGCTTCAAAAAAATCTACTAAATTTTTAAAAGAATTAGGAGTACAAATTCACACTAGCACTATAGTAACTTCATACGATGGAAAATTAGCCACTACTAAAGATGGAAAAGAATTTGCTACACGTACTTTAATTTGGTCTGCAGGAGTTATTGCTAACAGAATTGATGGTTTTGCAGAAGAATGTTCAGAACCTCGTAGTCAAAGATATTTTGTAAACGAGTTTAACCAAATAAAAGGATTTAAAGATGTTTTTGCTTTGGGTGATGTAGCGTTAATGGAATCTAAAGATTATCCAAGAGGACATCCGCAAGTAGCTCAACCAGCTATTCAACAAGCAAATAATTTAGCTAAAAACTTTTCTAAAATTTTAAAAGGACAAGATGGTTTAAAACCTTTTGTTTATAAGGATAAAGGATCTATGGCAACCATAGGTAGAAACAAAGCTGTAGCCGATATTAAAAAATTAAAGTTTGGAGGATTTTTTGCTTGGTTTATATGGATGTTTGTTCACTTAATGTCTTTAGTTGGGTTTAGAAACAGATTGGTTATTTTTATTAGTTGGGTATATAATTACACCAATTATAACAAAGGATCTCGTTTAATTGTAAGAAGATATAGTGTAAGAAAACGTAGAGTAAGAACCAACGCAGAATTATAG
- a CDS encoding Sec-independent protein translocase subunit TatA/TatB produces the protein MNVLNISLGIMGMNEWIIIAVIVLLLFGGRKIPELMKGLGGGIKEFKKATKEEDNKKEEDNK, from the coding sequence ATGAATGTTTTAAATATATCCCTAGGAATAATGGGAATGAATGAGTGGATTATTATAGCAGTAATAGTATTATTATTGTTTGGAGGTAGAAAAATTCCTGAGTTGATGAAAGGACTTGGTGGTGGAATTAAAGAATTTAAAAAAGCTACCAAAGAAGAAGACAACAAAAAAGAAGAAGACAATAAATAA
- a CDS encoding DUF975 family protein yields MTNIDILKKSFQDLKGFWSTALLASMPLSLLPVFIQYDKTIGMLLLLLLSGALRAGVSKVTLCIASKQPVKLNYIFDGFNYFKHSLGVFLLSMLFIALGLICFIVPGIIIAIWLSQSFFILVENPNLEPLEIFKLSKEMIKGNEIKLVYLFLIFVLISVVLILLNLVLLTLLIAPIQYVVFANFYNSLKK; encoded by the coding sequence ATGACTAATATAGATATATTAAAAAAATCTTTTCAAGATTTAAAAGGGTTTTGGAGTACAGCATTATTAGCATCAATGCCTTTGAGTTTATTGCCTGTTTTTATTCAGTACGATAAAACTATTGGGATGTTATTATTACTTCTTTTATCTGGTGCTTTAAGGGCTGGGGTATCAAAAGTAACTTTATGTATTGCAAGTAAACAACCAGTAAAACTTAATTATATTTTTGATGGATTTAACTATTTTAAACATTCATTAGGTGTTTTTTTACTTTCTATGTTATTTATTGCTTTAGGATTGATTTGTTTTATAGTTCCAGGAATTATTATTGCTATTTGGCTATCTCAATCTTTCTTTATTTTAGTAGAAAATCCAAACTTAGAACCTTTAGAAATCTTTAAGTTAAGTAAAGAAATGATTAAAGGTAACGAGATTAAGTTGGTATACTTATTCTTAATTTTTGTACTAATATCTGTTGTATTAATCCTTTTAAACTTGGTTTTATTAACCTTGTTAATTGCTCCGATACAATATGTAGTTTTTGCTAATTTTTACAATAGTTTAAAGAAGTAA
- a CDS encoding GIN domain-containing protein, whose product MRQLFLLLFISNIIFAQDLKKDLTSFKSINISSAMQVELISSDSCKIEVTGKDLEKLSINNLEQELKLSTSIDKKFKSDLRVKIYYQPGLRYLKLANLVELSSKDTINEKFLEIEAVNNVKAVLSVKTEDFIANLSLGSNFVLKGITESQKIKVGSKCFYDAFNFKSKKAFVEAKASQVGINVSEFLDANAKFKAEIVYIGNPYSVNEKTFLGKVIRKKD is encoded by the coding sequence ATGAGGCAATTGTTTTTATTACTGTTTATCTCAAACATTATTTTTGCTCAAGACTTAAAAAAAGATTTAACATCATTTAAATCTATTAACATTAGTAGCGCTATGCAAGTTGAATTAATTTCATCAGATAGTTGTAAAATTGAAGTTACTGGTAAAGATTTAGAAAAATTATCCATCAATAATCTTGAACAAGAATTAAAATTATCTACATCAATAGATAAAAAATTTAAAAGTGACTTAAGAGTTAAAATTTATTATCAACCAGGTTTGAGATATTTAAAATTGGCCAATTTGGTTGAACTAAGTTCAAAAGATACTATAAACGAAAAATTTTTAGAAATAGAAGCTGTTAACAATGTTAAAGCTGTTTTAAGCGTAAAAACTGAAGATTTTATAGCAAACCTAAGCTTAGGTAGTAATTTTGTCTTAAAAGGGATTACAGAAAGTCAAAAAATTAAGGTTGGAAGCAAATGTTTTTACGATGCTTTTAATTTTAAAAGTAAAAAAGCTTTTGTAGAAGCTAAAGCATCTCAAGTAGGAATTAACGTAAGTGAGTTTTTAGATGCCAATGCTAAATTTAAAGCTGAAATAGTTTATATAGGAAATCCATACTCAGTAAACGAAAAAACTTTCTTAGGAAAAGTTATACGTAAAAAGGATTAG
- a CDS encoding formylglycine-generating enzyme family protein: MDNIALAIKLYPMKYLLSLLSIAVLTSCNTQTKNKKEQTTTTAPIEQIENNANTKNEVSADTSKMIYFKGGNITIGANDRTPIETPAFSKEIAPFYLDTYLVTVADFRKFIEATNYVTEAENYGDSGVFDFKNLRWELLKGTYWEYPLGPNGEKAIDNHPVTHISWNDATAYANWAGKRLPTEYEWEFAAKNGENIKYPWGNTVSVDGKPMANIWDGKTIQDQKVEDGYFYTSPVGTFPKSKSGLYDMVGNVWQWTATTFAPYSNEIPYNKSEQTKVTRGGSFMYDEALELSYTTTFRGQNTVDSSIFNMGFRCAKSAE, encoded by the coding sequence ATGGATAATATTGCATTAGCTATAAAATTATATCCAATGAAATATTTATTATCCCTATTATCAATTGCTGTTTTAACTTCATGCAATACCCAAACCAAAAATAAAAAAGAACAAACAACTACTACGGCACCTATAGAACAAATAGAAAACAATGCCAATACTAAAAACGAAGTTTCTGCAGATACTTCTAAAATGATTTATTTTAAAGGAGGAAATATTACCATTGGAGCTAACGATAGAACCCCTATTGAAACCCCTGCTTTTAGTAAAGAAATAGCTCCTTTTTATTTAGATACTTATTTGGTTACTGTTGCTGATTTTAGAAAATTTATAGAAGCTACAAATTATGTTACCGAAGCTGAAAACTATGGAGATTCTGGTGTTTTTGATTTTAAAAACCTCCGTTGGGAATTATTAAAAGGAACTTATTGGGAATATCCTTTAGGACCTAATGGTGAAAAAGCTATTGATAATCATCCTGTAACCCATATCAGCTGGAACGATGCTACAGCTTATGCTAATTGGGCTGGAAAAAGATTACCAACAGAATACGAGTGGGAATTTGCTGCTAAAAATGGAGAAAACATTAAATATCCTTGGGGAAACACTGTAAGCGTTGATGGTAAACCAATGGCTAATATTTGGGATGGTAAAACCATTCAAGATCAAAAAGTAGAAGATGGTTATTTTTACACTTCGCCAGTTGGAACTTTTCCTAAAAGTAAAAGCGGTCTTTATGATATGGTAGGAAATGTTTGGCAATGGACAGCTACAACTTTTGCTCCTTATAGTAATGAAATTCCTTACAATAAAAGCGAGCAAACTAAAGTTACTAGAGGTGGTTCTTTTATGTATGATGAGGCTTTAGAATTAAGTTACACTACTACTTTTAGAGGTCAAAACACTGTAGATTCTTCTATATTTAATATGGGATTCAGATGTGCAAAATCTGCAGAATAA
- a CDS encoding deoxycytidylate deaminase codes for MITTLDEKQLKYDTAYLRMAFEWAKLSHCKRKQVGALIVKDRMIISDGYNGTPTGFENCCEDDNYDTKWTVLHAEANAILKVASSTQSTKDATLYITLSPCKDCSKLIHQSGINRVVYANEYKDTTGIDFLRKAGVELLKLDIDEAKQ; via the coding sequence ATGATTACTACGTTGGATGAAAAACAATTAAAGTATGATACTGCATATTTAAGAATGGCTTTTGAATGGGCAAAATTGTCACATTGTAAAAGAAAACAAGTAGGTGCTTTAATTGTAAAAGACCGTATGATTATTTCTGATGGATATAATGGAACACCAACTGGTTTTGAGAATTGTTGTGAAGATGATAATTATGACACCAAATGGACGGTGTTACATGCAGAGGCTAATGCTATTTTAAAAGTGGCTTCTTCAACTCAATCTACAAAAGACGCTACTTTGTATATTACTTTATCTCCTTGTAAGGATTGTAGTAAATTAATTCATCAATCTGGAATTAATAGAGTAGTTTACGCAAATGAATATAAAGACACCACTGGGATTGATTTTTTAAGAAAAGCAGGTGTTGAATTATTGAAATTAGATATTGATGAAGCAAAACAATAA
- a CDS encoding tetratricopeptide repeat protein encodes MKHLFLLLTFTIILVSCKQKEESSYQKIDPNAIFTNTDSIPNKHYVGSQKCKECHPNQFKDWEGSHHDKSMQKANRQSIIAPFNGEVFKSQGVTSTFFQKEGKFYVNTEGRDGNNHDYEIIYTFGLTPLQQYIVLFPDGQYQCLRTAFDVQKKKWFDLYPDFKVVHKEWLHWSRGGLNWNTMCADCHSTNVKKNYNEKDHSYNTNYAIINVSCEACHGPGKDHVKNALVEGNNYKNDGTMQMVGLGSKELVDACARCHARRENISLHHTPQGTFLDHYFPQLITEPIYHADGQILDEDYVYGSFVQSKMYHNGVSCKDCHNPHSTKRKFDDNRLCMQCHDGATFNVESHHKHKMGTEEAMCINCHMPGKYYMGNDFRRDHSFRIPRPDLSLKYGTPNACAGCHKDKDDQWAYDNFVKLYGEPKKNHFSDKLAPGIKGEVGGRDSLMILAHDTIYPNIARASAVSNLRNYGGQINVSEVLKFLKDDSPMVKAATVDLLADLNLGTEHYKAVLPLLKDAKRSVRVKAFFTLSSVPYSKIPEEYKDFYNKVKVEFANYLKATGEFSGGRMKRAQYYLNKGKTENAIHTLEDALKLDPINNIVRTTLANLYYQVKDYKKSEEAYKTILEQEPGYGLTNYNYGLLLNELGRPKEAIIQLEQGLKFMPENDRIAYNLSLLYYKNKQTKKAITVLDTQLKRSENNADLIYLMAYIHNETNQKVKAKEYAKKLIEIDPTNQQYQNFYNILNQ; translated from the coding sequence TTGAAGCATTTATTTTTACTTTTAACATTTACAATTATCCTTGTTTCTTGTAAACAAAAGGAGGAGAGTTCCTATCAAAAAATAGATCCTAATGCTATTTTTACCAATACAGATAGTATTCCAAACAAACATTATGTAGGAAGTCAAAAATGTAAAGAATGTCATCCTAATCAATTTAAAGATTGGGAAGGATCTCATCATGATAAATCTATGCAAAAAGCCAATAGACAAAGTATTATTGCGCCTTTTAATGGAGAAGTTTTTAAGAGTCAAGGTGTTACTTCTACCTTTTTTCAAAAAGAGGGAAAATTTTATGTAAACACCGAAGGACGTGATGGAAACAATCATGATTATGAAATTATTTACACTTTTGGATTAACACCTCTTCAACAGTACATTGTTTTATTTCCCGATGGACAATACCAATGTTTAAGAACTGCTTTTGATGTACAAAAAAAGAAATGGTTTGATTTATATCCAGACTTTAAAGTAGTTCATAAAGAATGGTTGCATTGGAGTAGAGGAGGACTGAATTGGAACACCATGTGTGCCGATTGCCACAGTACCAATGTAAAGAAAAATTACAACGAAAAAGACCATAGCTACAATACCAATTACGCCATTATTAACGTAAGTTGTGAAGCTTGTCATGGACCAGGAAAAGACCATGTAAAAAACGCTCTTGTAGAAGGAAACAATTACAAAAACGATGGTACCATGCAAATGGTTGGTTTAGGCTCTAAAGAATTGGTAGATGCTTGTGCACGTTGCCATGCCAGAAGAGAAAACATCAGTTTACACCACACACCACAAGGAACATTTTTAGATCATTATTTTCCTCAATTAATTACCGAGCCTATTTATCATGCCGATGGTCAAATTTTAGATGAAGACTATGTGTATGGTTCTTTTGTACAAAGTAAAATGTATCACAATGGTGTTAGTTGTAAAGATTGTCACAACCCACATTCTACCAAACGTAAATTTGATGATAACAGATTGTGTATGCAATGCCATGATGGAGCTACTTTTAATGTAGAAAGTCATCACAAACACAAAATGGGAACCGAAGAAGCTATGTGTATTAACTGCCATATGCCTGGAAAATATTATATGGGTAATGATTTTAGAAGAGATCATAGTTTTAGAATTCCTAGACCAGATTTAAGTTTAAAGTATGGAACTCCAAATGCATGTGCAGGATGTCATAAAGATAAAGACGATCAATGGGCGTATGATAACTTTGTAAAATTATATGGAGAACCTAAAAAGAATCATTTTTCTGATAAACTAGCACCAGGAATTAAAGGTGAAGTAGGAGGAAGAGATAGTTTGATGATTTTAGCTCATGATACTATTTATCCTAACATAGCTAGAGCTTCGGCAGTATCAAACCTTAGAAATTATGGAGGACAAATTAATGTATCTGAAGTATTAAAATTTTTAAAAGATGATTCTCCTATGGTAAAAGCTGCTACTGTAGATTTATTAGCAGATTTAAACTTAGGTACAGAGCATTACAAAGCTGTATTACCTTTATTAAAAGATGCTAAAAGATCTGTTAGAGTAAAAGCTTTTTTTACTTTAAGTAGTGTTCCTTATTCTAAAATTCCAGAAGAGTATAAAGATTTTTACAACAAAGTAAAGGTTGAATTTGCCAATTATTTAAAAGCTACAGGAGAGTTTTCTGGTGGTAGAATGAAACGTGCTCAATATTACTTAAACAAAGGAAAAACAGAAAATGCAATTCATACTTTAGAAGATGCTTTAAAATTAGATCCTATTAATAATATTGTACGAACTACTTTGGCTAATTTATATTATCAAGTAAAGGATTATAAAAAGTCTGAAGAAGCTTATAAAACCATTTTAGAACAAGAACCTGGTTATGGTTTAACCAATTATAATTACGGTTTGTTGTTAAATGAATTAGGACGACCTAAAGAAGCTATTATTCAACTAGAGCAAGGACTTAAATTTATGCCAGAAAATGATAGAATTGCTTATAACTTATCATTGTTATATTATAAAAATAAGCAAACTAAAAAAGCAATTACAGTGTTAGACACACAATTAAAAAGAAGTGAAAACAATGCTGATTTAATTTATTTGATGGCTTATATACACAATGAAACCAATCAAAAAGTAAAGGCTAAAGAATATGCTAAAAAACTGATTGAAATTGATCCAACAAATCAGCAATATCAAAACTTTTACAATATTTTAAATCAATAA
- the rnr gene encoding ribonuclease R has product MPRSKKKGIFKKKGGVVKDLTRKVFKVLNENSGNPLNYKQIAAKLGLEDHAAKQQLLLKLEELKAQKKIKEEDRGKYILDASKNYHIGTLDVTSSGNAYFICDDFETDAFINKSSVNGGLNGDTVKAYVYKRKQRNKLEAEVVEVLERKKSEFVGTLQLSARFGFVVADDRSMNNDIFIPKDKIGTAVDGDKVVAKITDWSGDAKNPFGEITRVLGQAGEHNTEIHAILAEYDLPYEFPPEVEAAAEKLDVTITEEEISKRRDMRDVLTFTIDPRDAKDFDDALSFQKLENGNYEIGIHIADVSHYVAENSILDEEAYNRATSVYLVDRVVPMLPEMLSNGVCSLRPNEEKLTFSAVFELNDKAEIKKEWYGRTVTYSDKRFAYEEAQVVIEQPEEKIHTIPAEISITDEAYEVDPNISEAILKMDVLAKIMRGKRMKSGALAFDKIETKFNLDENANPIGVFFKESKDANKLIEEFMLLANRKVAEFVGKTKAGAAKKTFIYRTHDEPNVDKLEALGNLVQKFGYAINTKSRKSTTASLNKLLSDVHGKAESNMVETLTIRTMSKAEYTTENIGHYGLAFDYYSHFTSPIRRYPDVMAHRLLQHYLDKGKSVSAEEYEEKCAHSSEMEMLAAKAERDSIKYMQIKYMQNFTGKAFKGVISGVTEWGIYVEVMENKCEGMVRTRDITSDHFVFDQDEYALIGRKYGEIYRLGDEVWIKVKNADLERKHLDFYLIEE; this is encoded by the coding sequence ATGCCAAGAAGTAAAAAGAAAGGTATTTTTAAGAAAAAAGGAGGAGTGGTTAAAGATCTTACTCGTAAGGTTTTTAAAGTGTTGAATGAAAATAGTGGAAACCCTTTAAACTATAAACAAATTGCTGCTAAGCTTGGTTTAGAAGATCATGCTGCTAAACAACAATTATTGTTGAAGTTAGAAGAATTAAAAGCTCAGAAAAAAATTAAAGAAGAAGATAGAGGTAAATATATTTTAGATGCTTCTAAAAACTATCATATTGGAACTTTAGATGTTACTAGTTCTGGAAACGCTTATTTTATTTGTGATGATTTTGAAACCGATGCTTTCATCAATAAAAGTAGTGTTAACGGAGGTTTAAATGGAGATACTGTTAAAGCTTATGTTTATAAACGTAAACAACGTAATAAATTAGAAGCAGAAGTTGTAGAGGTTTTAGAGCGTAAAAAATCTGAATTTGTAGGAACTTTACAGTTAAGTGCCAGATTTGGTTTTGTAGTGGCTGATGACAGATCTATGAATAATGATATTTTTATTCCAAAAGATAAAATTGGAACTGCTGTTGATGGTGATAAAGTAGTGGCTAAAATTACCGATTGGTCTGGAGATGCAAAAAATCCTTTTGGAGAAATTACTAGAGTTTTAGGACAAGCTGGTGAACACAATACAGAAATTCATGCCATTTTAGCAGAGTACGATTTGCCTTATGAGTTTCCACCTGAAGTAGAAGCTGCTGCAGAAAAATTAGATGTAACTATTACCGAAGAAGAAATTAGCAAACGTAGAGATATGAGAGATGTGTTAACATTTACCATAGATCCACGTGATGCCAAAGATTTTGATGATGCTTTGTCTTTTCAAAAATTAGAAAATGGAAATTATGAGATTGGAATTCACATTGCTGATGTTTCTCATTATGTTGCCGAAAATTCTATTTTAGATGAAGAAGCTTACAACCGTGCAACTTCTGTTTATTTGGTAGATAGGGTAGTACCTATGTTGCCAGAAATGTTATCAAATGGAGTTTGTTCTTTACGTCCGAATGAAGAAAAATTAACGTTTTCTGCGGTGTTTGAGTTGAATGATAAAGCAGAAATTAAAAAAGAATGGTACGGAAGAACTGTTACTTATTCTGACAAACGATTTGCTTATGAAGAAGCGCAAGTAGTGATAGAACAGCCAGAAGAAAAAATCCATACCATTCCGGCTGAAATTTCTATTACTGATGAAGCTTACGAAGTAGATCCTAACATATCCGAAGCCATTTTAAAAATGGATGTTTTGGCAAAAATTATGCGTGGTAAACGTATGAAATCTGGAGCTTTGGCTTTTGATAAAATTGAAACCAAATTTAATTTAGATGAAAATGCCAATCCAATTGGGGTTTTCTTTAAAGAATCTAAAGATGCCAATAAATTGATTGAAGAATTTATGTTATTGGCTAACAGAAAAGTAGCCGAGTTTGTTGGGAAAACCAAAGCTGGTGCTGCCAAAAAAACTTTTATTTATAGAACGCATGACGAACCTAATGTTGATAAATTAGAAGCATTAGGAAATTTGGTTCAAAAATTTGGATATGCAATCAATACCAAATCTAGAAAATCCACTACGGCATCTTTAAATAAATTGTTGAGTGATGTGCATGGTAAAGCAGAATCTAACATGGTAGAAACCTTAACTATACGTACCATGAGTAAGGCAGAATATACCACAGAAAATATAGGACATTACGGTTTGGCTTTTGATTATTATAGTCATTTTACATCACCTATTAGACGTTATCCTGATGTGATGGCACATAGATTATTACAACATTATTTAGATAAAGGAAAATCTGTATCTGCAGAAGAGTACGAAGAAAAATGTGCCCATTCTTCAGAAATGGAAATGTTGGCTGCCAAAGCAGAACGAGATTCTATTAAATACATGCAGATTAAATACATGCAAAACTTTACAGGAAAAGCTTTTAAAGGAGTTATTTCTGGAGTTACTGAGTGGGGGATTTATGTAGAAGTGATGGAAAATAAATGTGAAGGAATGGTAAGAACTAGAGATATTACCAGTGATCATTTTGTTTTTGATCAAGATGAATATGCTTTAATTGGTAGAAAATATGGTGAAATTTATAGGTTAGGGGATGAAGTTTGGATTAAAGTAAAAAATGCCGATTTAGAACGTAAACATTTAGATTTTTATTTGATTGAGGAATAG